A single window of Silurus meridionalis isolate SWU-2019-XX chromosome 11, ASM1480568v1, whole genome shotgun sequence DNA harbors:
- the LOC124393569 gene encoding dual specificity protein phosphatase 26 isoform X2, whose protein sequence is MMMSNGHPEFPGLLWQLASSLHEPDTATYGERVMALSELQCKELQNRKRRANKAIFFVVLLETAVNGRFSRSRSNSRSPSRRDSEKGSPILSIAELERLLYTGKTACNHADEVWPRLYIGDQDIASNRQELIKLGITHILNCAQSKWRGGAENYEGMNITYHGIEAHDSPSFDMSVNFYPAAEFIHKALSMGGTVLVHCAVGVSRSATLVLAYLMIRQNMTLVEAIKTVKDHRGVTPNRGFLRQLSGLDSILRASRKTT, encoded by the exons ATGATGATGAGTAACGGGCACCCGGAATTCCCTGGGTTGCTATGGCAACTGGCGAGCAGCCTGCACGAGCCTGATACCGCGACCTACGGGGAACGTGTGATGGCCCTATCTGAGCTTCAATGCA aggAGCTACAGAATCGGAAAAGACGAGCGAACAAAGCGATATTTTTTGTCGTGCTTTTGGAAACGGCAGTGAATGGAAG ATTCTCCCGATCACGGAGCAATTCAAGGTCTCCTAGCAGAAGGGATTCAGAAAAAGGGTCTCCTATACTGAGCATTGCCGAACTCGAACGTCTCCTGTACACTGGAAAAACAGCTTGTAATCATGCCGATGAGGTTTGGCCACGACTCTACATTGGAGACCA GGACATTGCCTCAAACCGGCAGGAACTTATAAAACTTGGGATTACGCACATCCTAAACTGTGCACAGAGCAAATGGCGAGGTGGTGCAGAGAACTATGAGGGAATGAATATCACCTACCATGGTATCGAGGCCCATGATTCTCCTTCCTTTGACATGAGTGTCAACTTCTACCCTGCTGCAGAATTCATTCACAAAGCCCTCAGCATGGGAG GAACGGTGCTTGTGCACTGTGCAGTAGGGGTGAGTCGCTCAGCTACACTGGTGCTGGCTTACCTTATGATTCGACAAAACATGACCCTGGTCGAAGCCATTAAGACAGTCAAGGACCACCGAGGTGTCACCCCCAATCGAGGCTTCCTCCGGCAGCTCAGTGGTCTTGACAGCATTCTTCGTGCCAGTCGAAAGACAACCTGA
- the LOC124393569 gene encoding dual specificity protein phosphatase 26 isoform X1, translating into MMMSNGHPEFPGLLWQLASSLHEPDTATYGERVMALSELQCSYEAEVLFFRQLQCAVSRVVALSRMGMCRRGATESEKTSEQSDIFCRAFGNGSEWKMAFMSRFSRSRSNSRSPSRRDSEKGSPILSIAELERLLYTGKTACNHADEVWPRLYIGDQDIASNRQELIKLGITHILNCAQSKWRGGAENYEGMNITYHGIEAHDSPSFDMSVNFYPAAEFIHKALSMGGTVLVHCAVGVSRSATLVLAYLMIRQNMTLVEAIKTVKDHRGVTPNRGFLRQLSGLDSILRASRKTT; encoded by the exons ATGATGATGAGTAACGGGCACCCGGAATTCCCTGGGTTGCTATGGCAACTGGCGAGCAGCCTGCACGAGCCTGATACCGCGACCTACGGGGAACGTGTGATGGCCCTATCTGAGCTTCAATGCA GTTATGAAGCAGAAGTATTGTTTTTCAGACAGCTTCAGTGCGCTGTGTCCCGTGTGGTTGCTTTAAGTCGGATGGGAATGTGCAGGAG aggAGCTACAGAATCGGAAAAGACGAGCGAACAAAGCGATATTTTTTGTCGTGCTTTTGGAAACGGCAGTGAATGGAAG ATGGCTTTTATGTCTAGATTCTCCCGATCACGGAGCAATTCAAGGTCTCCTAGCAGAAGGGATTCAGAAAAAGGGTCTCCTATACTGAGCATTGCCGAACTCGAACGTCTCCTGTACACTGGAAAAACAGCTTGTAATCATGCCGATGAGGTTTGGCCACGACTCTACATTGGAGACCA GGACATTGCCTCAAACCGGCAGGAACTTATAAAACTTGGGATTACGCACATCCTAAACTGTGCACAGAGCAAATGGCGAGGTGGTGCAGAGAACTATGAGGGAATGAATATCACCTACCATGGTATCGAGGCCCATGATTCTCCTTCCTTTGACATGAGTGTCAACTTCTACCCTGCTGCAGAATTCATTCACAAAGCCCTCAGCATGGGAG GAACGGTGCTTGTGCACTGTGCAGTAGGGGTGAGTCGCTCAGCTACACTGGTGCTGGCTTACCTTATGATTCGACAAAACATGACCCTGGTCGAAGCCATTAAGACAGTCAAGGACCACCGAGGTGTCACCCCCAATCGAGGCTTCCTCCGGCAGCTCAGTGGTCTTGACAGCATTCTTCGTGCCAGTCGAAAGACAACCTGA
- the LOC124393569 gene encoding dual specificity protein phosphatase 26 isoform X3, which produces MQGATESEKTSEQSDIFCRAFGNGSEWKMAFMSRFSRSRSNSRSPSRRDSEKGSPILSIAELERLLYTGKTACNHADEVWPRLYIGDQDIASNRQELIKLGITHILNCAQSKWRGGAENYEGMNITYHGIEAHDSPSFDMSVNFYPAAEFIHKALSMGGTVLVHCAVGVSRSATLVLAYLMIRQNMTLVEAIKTVKDHRGVTPNRGFLRQLSGLDSILRASRKTT; this is translated from the exons ATGCA aggAGCTACAGAATCGGAAAAGACGAGCGAACAAAGCGATATTTTTTGTCGTGCTTTTGGAAACGGCAGTGAATGGAAG ATGGCTTTTATGTCTAGATTCTCCCGATCACGGAGCAATTCAAGGTCTCCTAGCAGAAGGGATTCAGAAAAAGGGTCTCCTATACTGAGCATTGCCGAACTCGAACGTCTCCTGTACACTGGAAAAACAGCTTGTAATCATGCCGATGAGGTTTGGCCACGACTCTACATTGGAGACCA GGACATTGCCTCAAACCGGCAGGAACTTATAAAACTTGGGATTACGCACATCCTAAACTGTGCACAGAGCAAATGGCGAGGTGGTGCAGAGAACTATGAGGGAATGAATATCACCTACCATGGTATCGAGGCCCATGATTCTCCTTCCTTTGACATGAGTGTCAACTTCTACCCTGCTGCAGAATTCATTCACAAAGCCCTCAGCATGGGAG GAACGGTGCTTGTGCACTGTGCAGTAGGGGTGAGTCGCTCAGCTACACTGGTGCTGGCTTACCTTATGATTCGACAAAACATGACCCTGGTCGAAGCCATTAAGACAGTCAAGGACCACCGAGGTGTCACCCCCAATCGAGGCTTCCTCCGGCAGCTCAGTGGTCTTGACAGCATTCTTCGTGCCAGTCGAAAGACAACCTGA
- the LOC124393569 gene encoding dual specificity protein phosphatase 26 isoform X4, with translation MAFMSRFSRSRSNSRSPSRRDSEKGSPILSIAELERLLYTGKTACNHADEVWPRLYIGDQDIASNRQELIKLGITHILNCAQSKWRGGAENYEGMNITYHGIEAHDSPSFDMSVNFYPAAEFIHKALSMGGTVLVHCAVGVSRSATLVLAYLMIRQNMTLVEAIKTVKDHRGVTPNRGFLRQLSGLDSILRASRKTT, from the exons ATGGCTTTTATGTCTAGATTCTCCCGATCACGGAGCAATTCAAGGTCTCCTAGCAGAAGGGATTCAGAAAAAGGGTCTCCTATACTGAGCATTGCCGAACTCGAACGTCTCCTGTACACTGGAAAAACAGCTTGTAATCATGCCGATGAGGTTTGGCCACGACTCTACATTGGAGACCA GGACATTGCCTCAAACCGGCAGGAACTTATAAAACTTGGGATTACGCACATCCTAAACTGTGCACAGAGCAAATGGCGAGGTGGTGCAGAGAACTATGAGGGAATGAATATCACCTACCATGGTATCGAGGCCCATGATTCTCCTTCCTTTGACATGAGTGTCAACTTCTACCCTGCTGCAGAATTCATTCACAAAGCCCTCAGCATGGGAG GAACGGTGCTTGTGCACTGTGCAGTAGGGGTGAGTCGCTCAGCTACACTGGTGCTGGCTTACCTTATGATTCGACAAAACATGACCCTGGTCGAAGCCATTAAGACAGTCAAGGACCACCGAGGTGTCACCCCCAATCGAGGCTTCCTCCGGCAGCTCAGTGGTCTTGACAGCATTCTTCGTGCCAGTCGAAAGACAACCTGA